One genomic window of Trueperaceae bacterium includes the following:
- the pstA gene encoding phosphate ABC transporter permease PstA, with the protein MSLAQRSDADRRRQAAKRARGRAFVAITFVPVVLALALVATLFTDVITDTVSWQIVEPAQTTASWSFAEGFAGLGTWEHVVEMELEARGVDPSTILEDPEERRKFRLRNRVELLWSLNGERLRWVVTNSRDDTVEDYGYFEGLRELDAIRAEVGEGQELRLNPWLDLAFFTKNASRTPVMAGLGNALLGTLWVIGLVILFSLPIGVGSAIYLEEYAPDNRVTRFIELNIRNLAGVPSVVYGILGLYAFVRVFEFGPTVLSAALTLSLLILPVVIIASREAIKAVPPSLREASYGLGASKWQTTSRVVLPNAIAGITTGMILAVARAIGETAPLLLVGAAAFIPRAPDGPLSTYTVVPIQIYSWVAENDVEFAHVASAGILTLLMVLLVLYGAAFYLRRRFERSW; encoded by the coding sequence ATGAGCCTCGCGCAGCGTAGCGACGCCGACCGCCGCCGGCAGGCGGCGAAGCGCGCCCGCGGGCGCGCGTTCGTGGCGATCACGTTCGTGCCGGTCGTCCTCGCCCTCGCCCTCGTCGCGACGTTGTTCACCGACGTCATCACCGACACGGTCTCCTGGCAGATCGTGGAGCCGGCCCAGACGACCGCGTCCTGGTCGTTTGCGGAGGGCTTCGCGGGCCTGGGGACGTGGGAGCACGTCGTCGAGATGGAGCTGGAGGCGCGCGGCGTGGACCCCTCCACCATCCTCGAGGATCCCGAGGAACGCCGCAAGTTCCGCCTCCGCAACCGCGTCGAGTTGTTGTGGAGCCTGAACGGCGAGCGGCTGCGGTGGGTCGTCACGAACAGCCGCGACGACACCGTCGAGGATTACGGCTACTTCGAGGGTCTGCGCGAGCTCGACGCGATCCGCGCGGAGGTCGGCGAGGGGCAGGAGCTGCGCCTCAACCCCTGGCTCGACCTCGCCTTCTTCACGAAGAACGCCAGCCGCACCCCGGTCATGGCGGGGCTCGGCAACGCGCTGTTGGGCACGCTGTGGGTGATCGGTCTGGTGATCCTGTTCTCGCTACCGATCGGGGTGGGGTCGGCGATCTACCTCGAGGAGTACGCGCCCGACAACCGCGTCACGCGCTTCATCGAGCTGAACATCCGCAACCTGGCGGGCGTGCCGTCGGTCGTGTACGGGATCCTCGGGCTGTACGCCTTCGTGCGGGTCTTCGAGTTCGGGCCGACCGTCCTGTCCGCCGCGTTGACCCTGTCGCTGTTGATCCTTCCGGTCGTCATCATCGCGTCGCGCGAAGCGATCAAGGCGGTGCCGCCGTCGCTGCGCGAGGCGTCGTACGGTCTAGGTGCCTCGAAGTGGCAGACGACGTCGCGGGTGGTGCTGCCCAACGCCATCGCCGGCATCACGACCGGCATGATCCTTGCGGTCGCCCGCGCGATCGGGGAGACCGCCCCGCTGCTGTTGGTCGGCGCGGCGGCGTTCATCCCGCGCGCGCCCGACGGGCCGCTCTCGACGTACACGGTCGTCCCGATCCAGATCTACAGCTGGGTGGCGGAGAACGACGTCGAGTTCGCGCACGTCGCCTCCGCCGGCATCCTGACGCTGTTGATGGTCCTCCTCGTCCTGTACGGCGCGGCGTTCTACCTCCGCCGGCGCTTCGAACGGAGTTGGTGA
- a CDS encoding ribose-phosphate pyrophosphokinase: MRVGDDVKLFSGTATPDLARSVADHLGMELSHGSVSTFPDGETRIGIDESVRGADCYIIQSTSAPVNHNLMEVLVLADALVRASAWRVNFVIPYFGYARQDKKVSAREPITAKLVANLMATAGAHRVITVDLHAGQIQGFFDVPVDHLTALDILGDHLAEGDISDGVVVSPDVGRATEARRLANYLDLPLAMLYKRRTSPTETEVTHVIGDVAGLRPIMVDDMISTAGTMRRGIDALLRLGARPGATVAATHPVFTPPALERLDHDAIDRVIVTDTVPFEDGDAHPFVHVLSVAPLLAKAIRNVHDNASVSSLFSG, from the coding sequence GTGAGGGTCGGCGACGACGTCAAACTGTTCAGCGGGACCGCCACGCCGGACCTGGCGCGCTCCGTCGCGGACCACCTCGGCATGGAGCTCTCGCACGGATCCGTCTCGACGTTCCCCGACGGCGAGACCCGCATCGGCATCGACGAGAGCGTCCGGGGGGCGGACTGCTACATCATCCAGTCCACCAGCGCCCCGGTGAACCACAACCTCATGGAGGTCCTCGTCCTCGCCGACGCCCTCGTGCGCGCGTCGGCGTGGCGGGTGAACTTCGTGATCCCGTACTTCGGCTACGCCCGGCAGGACAAGAAGGTGTCGGCGCGCGAACCGATCACCGCGAAGCTGGTCGCCAACCTCATGGCGACCGCCGGCGCCCACCGCGTCATCACCGTCGACCTGCACGCCGGCCAGATCCAGGGGTTCTTCGACGTGCCCGTCGACCACCTCACCGCCCTCGACATCCTCGGCGACCACCTCGCGGAGGGCGACATCTCCGACGGTGTCGTCGTCTCCCCCGACGTCGGGCGCGCCACCGAAGCGCGGCGGCTCGCGAACTACCTCGATCTGCCCCTCGCGATGCTGTACAAGCGCCGCACCAGCCCCACCGAGACCGAGGTGACGCACGTCATCGGGGACGTCGCGGGGCTGCGCCCCATCATGGTCGACGACATGATCTCCACCGCCGGCACCATGCGGCGCGGCATCGATGCGCTGTTGCGCCTCGGGGCGCGCCCCGGCGCGACGGTCGCCGCCACCCACCCGGTCTTCACCCCGCCCGCCCTCGAACGGCTCGATCACGACGCGATCGACCGGGTGATCGTGACCGACACCGTGCCGTTCGAGGACGGCGACGCCCACCCGTTCGTGCACGTCCTCTCCGTCGCGCCGCTCCTGGCGAAGGCGATCCGCAACGTCCACGACAACGCGTCGGTGAGTTCGCTGTTCAGCGGCTGA
- the pstC gene encoding phosphate ABC transporter permease subunit PstC — MSETSKRAAEAIGIQRSVRRNLGDQAIRVVLFLAASVSVVTTFAVIYALSSETIAFFADPAVTFREFFTDTRWTPLFGERQRYFGIAPLVVGTLNVTFVALVVGLPLGLGSAIYLSEFATARARRTIMPILEILAGIPTVVLGYFALFFVTPILRDVIPGLNLFNPTSAGLVMGFMILPTVSSISIDSMQAVPRAIREAAYGLGASRFEVVLKVVLPAALSGIVASFILAMSRAIGETMIVALAAGQKPTFTFDLRETIATMTSFIVQAATGDQPVGSIGSRALYAVGSTLFVITLTLNLASNQIVRRYAERYE, encoded by the coding sequence ATGAGCGAAACGTCGAAACGCGCCGCCGAAGCGATCGGCATCCAACGCAGCGTCCGCCGCAACCTCGGTGACCAGGCCATCCGCGTGGTGTTGTTCCTCGCCGCCAGCGTCTCGGTCGTCACGACGTTCGCGGTGATCTACGCCCTCTCGAGCGAGACGATCGCCTTCTTCGCCGACCCTGCCGTCACCTTCCGGGAGTTCTTCACCGACACCCGCTGGACCCCGCTGTTCGGCGAGCGGCAGCGTTACTTCGGAATCGCGCCGCTCGTCGTGGGGACCCTGAACGTCACCTTCGTCGCGCTCGTCGTCGGCCTCCCGCTCGGGCTGGGGTCGGCGATCTACCTCTCGGAGTTCGCGACCGCCCGCGCGCGCCGCACGATCATGCCGATCCTCGAGATCCTCGCCGGCATCCCGACGGTCGTCCTCGGCTACTTCGCGCTGTTCTTCGTCACCCCCATCCTGCGCGACGTGATCCCCGGGTTGAACCTGTTCAACCCCACGAGCGCCGGGCTGGTGATGGGCTTCATGATCCTCCCGACGGTCTCGAGCATCTCGATCGACTCGATGCAGGCGGTGCCGCGCGCCATCCGCGAGGCCGCCTACGGGCTGGGGGCCAGCCGCTTCGAGGTCGTCCTCAAGGTCGTCCTCCCCGCCGCCCTCTCCGGCATCGTCGCCTCGTTCATCCTGGCGATGTCGCGCGCGATCGGGGAGACGATGATCGTCGCCCTCGCCGCGGGGCAGAAGCCGACCTTCACCTTCGACCTGCGTGAGACGATCGCGACCATGACCAGCTTCATCGTGCAGGCCGCCACCGGCGACCAACCGGTCGGCAGCATCGGGTCGCGCGCGCTGTACGCCGTCGGCTCGACGCTGTTCGTCATCACCCTCACGCTGAACCTCGCGTCGAACCAGATCGTGCGGCGCTACGCGGAGCGCTACGAATGA
- the pth gene encoding aminoacyl-tRNA hydrolase, whose protein sequence is MRLIVGLGNPGPRYRGTRHNAGFLVVDAYADRHGVRFRGGRLGEEARDGARRLLKPGTFMNRSGAAVQALATKHGVAPAEILIVHDDLDLPLGRLRVRRGGGAGGQKGVRDVIDRVGPDVARLKVGIGRPPDPRWTTERWVLSRFTDAEAPLLRDVVDAGADAVERIVREGVDAAANAVNGLDLRPTPDPPRTAPEDER, encoded by the coding sequence GTGCGTCTGATCGTGGGGCTCGGCAACCCCGGCCCCCGCTACCGAGGAACCCGGCACAACGCCGGGTTCCTCGTCGTCGACGCCTACGCCGACCGCCACGGCGTCCGCTTTCGCGGCGGTCGGCTCGGGGAGGAGGCGCGCGACGGGGCGCGGCGCCTGCTCAAACCCGGCACCTTCATGAACCGGTCCGGCGCCGCGGTGCAGGCGCTCGCGACGAAGCACGGCGTCGCGCCCGCCGAGATCCTGATCGTGCACGACGACCTCGACCTGCCGCTCGGACGGCTGCGGGTCCGGCGGGGCGGCGGCGCCGGCGGACAGAAGGGCGTGCGTGACGTCATCGACCGCGTCGGGCCCGACGTCGCCCGCCTCAAGGTCGGCATCGGGCGGCCCCCCGACCCCCGCTGGACGACCGAACGGTGGGTGCTGTCGCGCTTCACGGACGCCGAAGCCCCCCTCCTGCGCGACGTCGTGGACGCCGGCGCCGACGCCGTCGAGCGGATCGTCCGCGAGGGCGTGGACGCCGCCGCCAACGCCGTCAACGGCCTCGACCTGCGCCCCACCCCCGACCCGCCGCGCACGGCCCCCGAGGACGAGCGGTGA
- a CDS encoding BspA family leucine-rich repeat surface protein, translated as MRVSWFVRSAGPLPRPLTRLLLATGLTAALAACSSGGGPGVGAPDAPDAPDDAPAPGAAYVTSVSPTSGAPGTPLEVTGALPGDARVALCDAPLEAATFLTDDGASVAVDAADPGVLYPRLRGDVPAAVGAGGCRLTLVADGEALQLDGAPTFTVEAPAVGAASASTSTVTASPTSLLADGASEAVIVVTLRDANGVRLTEGGASVTLDPPADGAIGDVTDRGDGTYAATYVAGTTPGEVPIVARLDGEPFATPGRVVLTQGAATPTTSTVVADPTALPADGTSTATVTVTVRDGDGDPLDASVGANAVTFDAPTHGTLGPVRDRGDGTYEATYTAGTTASPVDVRPRLFDVAFDAAARIDLRPGAASAQASTVRVTPAVLPADGAATATVTVTLRDANGNPLRASGGTVTLDPPALGSLGDVTDLGDGTYVATFTAGVEQGPVTLRAALDGTPIDGAADLTLAGAFYRAENGVTVRCPSAAVGESGEVDGVTYVKRDRAGLEALVDAEDTAGLETACTTGVTDLSELFAQATWFDGDVGHWDTRAVTTLKSTFFNANAFAGDLGAWDTGQVTDMSYAFYFASSFDADLNAWDTSRVTTMRDMFHGATAFDGRIGDWDVGQVEDMTAMFRDAKAFDQPLNAWDVASVRGMAAMFWGAEAFDQDLTGWDTARVERMSGMFLGADVFDGDVTTWDVGNVTTMKEMFSNARRFNRDISGWDVANVTDMDRMFEAAKAFDQDLGRWCVSGIASAPTEFAVAANAAFDASKHPDWGRCPQVTRLDVTPSAVRPPLNGSETLAYVFEQTDAPGLTWTSSDEGVATVDGSGVVSGVAPGTATVTVRSDVFPDVQDAVTVTVPDFRRAANGVTIVCDGAQVGDRAVLNGTTYVKRTKAQITPGNAATTCTSGITNMAYLFGAEYSWDALTNFNANIEHWDVSDVRTMRAMFRYAENFRRSLQHWDVSSVTNMREMFFEADRFDGAIAGWDVSSVTNMRAMFHFAWEFDQPIGGWDVSNVKNMRGLFQYTQFDQPIGDWDTGNVTDMDVMFNQAVFDQDISSWCVSKIDEEPWGFGGPRTAYQPNWGTCPGG; from the coding sequence ATGCGTGTCTCGTGGTTCGTTCGGTCCGCCGGCCCCCTGCCCCGTCCCCTCACCCGCCTCCTGCTCGCGACCGGCCTCACCGCCGCTCTCGCCGCCTGCTCCAGCGGCGGCGGGCCCGGGGTGGGCGCACCGGACGCCCCGGACGCCCCGGACGACGCCCCGGCGCCCGGCGCGGCGTACGTCACGTCGGTGTCCCCCACGAGCGGGGCGCCCGGAACGCCCCTCGAGGTGACCGGCGCGCTGCCGGGCGACGCCCGCGTCGCCCTCTGCGACGCGCCGCTCGAGGCCGCCACCTTCCTGACCGACGACGGGGCGTCCGTCGCGGTCGACGCCGCCGACCCCGGCGTGCTCTACCCCCGCCTGCGGGGCGACGTGCCCGCCGCGGTCGGGGCCGGCGGCTGCCGCCTCACGCTGGTCGCGGACGGCGAAGCGCTGCAGCTCGACGGGGCCCCGACCTTCACCGTCGAGGCGCCGGCGGTCGGCGCCGCGAGCGCCTCGACGAGCACCGTCACCGCCTCCCCGACCAGCCTCCTCGCCGACGGCGCGAGCGAAGCCGTGATCGTGGTGACGTTGCGCGACGCGAACGGGGTCCGCCTCACCGAGGGCGGCGCGTCCGTGACGCTCGACCCGCCCGCCGACGGCGCGATCGGGGACGTCACCGACCGCGGGGACGGCACGTACGCCGCGACGTACGTCGCCGGCACCACCCCCGGCGAGGTCCCGATCGTCGCGCGGTTGGACGGGGAGCCGTTCGCCACGCCCGGTCGCGTCGTCCTCACGCAGGGCGCGGCCACCCCCACCACCAGCACCGTCGTCGCCGACCCGACCGCCCTCCCGGCGGACGGGACCTCCACCGCGACCGTGACCGTCACGGTCCGCGACGGGGACGGCGACCCGCTCGACGCGAGCGTCGGCGCGAACGCCGTGACGTTCGACGCCCCCACCCACGGGACGCTCGGCCCGGTCCGCGACCGCGGGGACGGGACGTACGAGGCGACGTACACCGCCGGCACGACCGCGAGCCCGGTCGACGTCCGCCCCCGGCTGTTCGACGTCGCCTTCGACGCCGCCGCCCGCATCGACCTGCGGCCCGGCGCCGCCAGCGCCCAGGCGAGCACGGTGCGCGTCACGCCCGCCGTCCTGCCCGCCGACGGCGCCGCCACCGCCACGGTGACCGTGACGTTGCGCGACGCGAACGGCAACCCGCTCCGTGCGTCGGGGGGAACGGTGACGCTCGACCCGCCGGCGCTCGGAAGCCTCGGGGACGTCACGGACCTGGGGGACGGCACGTACGTCGCGACGTTCACCGCCGGCGTCGAGCAGGGCCCCGTCACGCTGCGCGCGGCGTTGGACGGCACGCCGATCGACGGCGCGGCGGACCTCACGCTGGCCGGCGCGTTCTACCGCGCCGAGAACGGCGTGACGGTGCGCTGCCCCTCCGCCGCGGTGGGGGAGAGCGGCGAGGTGGACGGCGTGACGTACGTCAAGCGCGACCGCGCCGGCCTCGAGGCGCTCGTCGACGCGGAGGACACGGCCGGCCTCGAGACCGCCTGCACGACCGGCGTGACGGACCTGAGCGAACTGTTCGCGCAGGCCACCTGGTTCGACGGCGACGTCGGGCATTGGGACACGCGCGCCGTCACGACCCTCAAATCGACCTTCTTCAACGCGAACGCCTTCGCCGGCGACCTCGGGGCGTGGGACACCGGCCAGGTGACCGACATGTCCTACGCGTTCTACTTCGCGTCGTCCTTCGACGCCGACCTGAACGCGTGGGACACGTCCCGCGTCACCACGATGCGCGACATGTTCCACGGCGCGACGGCGTTCGACGGCCGCATCGGCGACTGGGACGTCGGCCAGGTGGAGGACATGACCGCGATGTTCCGGGACGCGAAGGCGTTCGACCAGCCGCTGAACGCCTGGGACGTCGCGTCGGTCCGCGGGATGGCGGCGATGTTCTGGGGGGCGGAGGCGTTCGACCAGGACCTGACGGGTTGGGACACGGCCCGCGTCGAGCGCATGAGCGGCATGTTCCTCGGGGCGGACGTCTTCGACGGCGACGTCACGACGTGGGACGTCGGCAACGTCACGACGATGAAGGAGATGTTCTCGAACGCACGGCGCTTCAATCGCGATATCTCCGGCTGGGACGTCGCCAACGTCACCGACATGGACCGCATGTTCGAGGCCGCGAAGGCGTTCGACCAGGATCTCGGCCGCTGGTGCGTGTCCGGCATCGCGAGCGCCCCCACCGAGTTCGCCGTCGCGGCGAACGCCGCGTTCGACGCGTCGAAGCACCCCGACTGGGGGCGGTGCCCGCAGGTCACCCGTCTCGACGTCACGCCGAGCGCCGTGCGGCCGCCCCTGAACGGCTCCGAAACGCTGGCCTACGTCTTCGAGCAGACCGACGCCCCCGGCCTCACGTGGACGTCGAGCGACGAGGGCGTCGCGACGGTCGACGGGTCCGGCGTCGTGAGCGGCGTCGCGCCGGGCACCGCGACCGTGACGGTGCGCAGCGACGTGTTCCCGGACGTGCAGGACGCCGTCACGGTCACCGTGCCGGACTTCCGGCGCGCCGCGAACGGCGTCACGATCGTCTGTGACGGCGCGCAGGTCGGCGACCGGGCGGTCCTGAACGGCACCACGTACGTCAAGCGCACCAAGGCGCAGATCACCCCCGGCAACGCGGCGACGACCTGCACGTCCGGCATCACGAACATGGCGTACCTGTTCGGAGCCGAGTACTCCTGGGACGCCCTCACGAACTTCAACGCGAACATCGAGCACTGGGACGTGAGCGACGTGCGGACCATGCGGGCGATGTTCCGCTACGCCGAGAACTTCCGGCGCTCGCTCCAGCACTGGGACGTCTCCTCGGTCACCAACATGCGCGAGATGTTCTTCGAGGCGGACCGCTTCGACGGGGCCATCGCGGGGTGGGACGTCTCGTCGGTCACGAACATGCGCGCCATGTTCCACTTCGCCTGGGAGTTCGACCAGCCGATCGGGGGGTGGGACGTGAGCAACGTGAAGAACATGCGCGGTCTGTTCCAGTACACGCAGTTCGACCAGCCGATCGGGGATTGGGACACCGGCAACGTCACCGACATGGACGTCATGTTCAACCAGGCCGTGTTCGACCAGGACATCTCCAGCTGGTGCGTCTCGAAGATCGACGAGGAGCCGTGGGGGTTCGGGGGCCCCCGCACGGCGTACCAACCGAACTGGGGGACGTGCCCCGGGGGATGA
- the pstB gene encoding phosphate ABC transporter ATP-binding protein PstB has translation MSQTVPEDHVTVRTDPVAPDDAVVGIEDLSLWYGDFQALRDVSLTVPKNQVTALIGASGCGKSTLLRSINRMNDLVPGVTVTGKLHYEGANLYDPVVDPVEVRRRIGMVFQKPNPFPKSVYENVAFGPRLHGFQGDMDAHVETSLKRAALWEEVQDKLQQSGLGLSGGQQQRLCIARAMATEPDVILMDEPTSALDPIATDRIEELIHEIKQDFTVIIVTHNMQQAGRVSDRTAFMHLGVLIEEGPTEQIFTNPQFEMTERYISGRFG, from the coding sequence ATGAGTCAAACCGTCCCCGAAGATCACGTGACCGTCCGCACCGATCCGGTGGCGCCGGACGACGCCGTCGTCGGCATCGAGGACCTGTCGCTCTGGTACGGCGACTTCCAGGCGTTGCGCGACGTGTCGCTCACGGTGCCGAAGAACCAGGTGACGGCGTTGATCGGCGCGTCGGGCTGCGGGAAGTCGACGCTGCTGCGCAGCATCAACCGCATGAACGACCTGGTGCCGGGCGTCACGGTGACGGGGAAGCTGCACTACGAGGGCGCGAACCTGTACGACCCGGTCGTCGACCCGGTGGAGGTGCGGCGCCGCATCGGCATGGTGTTCCAGAAGCCGAACCCGTTTCCGAAGTCGGTCTACGAGAACGTCGCGTTCGGGCCGCGCCTCCACGGCTTCCAGGGGGACATGGACGCGCACGTCGAGACCAGCCTCAAGCGGGCGGCGTTGTGGGAGGAGGTCCAGGACAAGCTGCAGCAGTCCGGCCTGGGCCTGTCCGGCGGGCAGCAGCAGCGCCTCTGCATCGCGCGGGCGATGGCGACGGAACCCGACGTCATCCTGATGGACGAACCCACCAGCGCGCTCGACCCGATCGCGACCGACCGCATCGAGGAGTTGATCCACGAGATCAAGCAGGACTTCACCGTGATCATCGTGACGCACAACATGCAGCAGGCGGGGCGGGTCTCCGACCGGACGGCGTTCATGCACCTCGGGGTGCTGATCGAGGAGGGCCCGACCGAGCAGATCTTCACGAACCCGCAGTTCGAGATGACGGAGCGCTACATCAGCGGACGCTTCGGCTGA
- a CDS encoding 50S ribosomal protein L25: MKLEATQRTPGRNGPLRREGRLPGVVYNDELNIPVAMSRKAFDKVFRAQGTSSLIDLDVEGTSHPVLVREVQMDKRKRIPMHVDFYAITAGQKLEVAIPVTFEGTAAGQKDGGELFISRREVTIYVLPREIPDAIELDIGEMQIGDSIHIGDVRSRLPETAEIVDDEELTLITIVPPRVEAEAEEGEEVTQPEVIGESADEDGEDASDEDG; the protein is encoded by the coding sequence ATGAAACTCGAAGCCACGCAACGCACGCCGGGCCGCAACGGGCCCCTCCGCCGCGAGGGACGCCTGCCGGGCGTCGTGTACAACGACGAGCTCAACATCCCGGTCGCCATGAGCCGCAAGGCGTTCGACAAGGTGTTCCGGGCGCAAGGCACCTCCAGCCTCATCGACCTCGACGTCGAGGGCACCAGCCACCCGGTGCTCGTGCGCGAAGTCCAGATGGACAAGCGCAAGCGCATCCCGATGCACGTCGACTTCTACGCCATCACCGCCGGCCAGAAGCTCGAGGTCGCCATCCCCGTCACGTTCGAGGGCACCGCCGCAGGCCAGAAGGACGGCGGGGAACTGTTCATCTCCCGCCGCGAGGTCACGATCTACGTCCTGCCGCGCGAGATCCCCGACGCGATCGAGTTGGACATCGGCGAGATGCAGATCGGCGACTCGATCCACATCGGCGACGTCCGCAGCCGCCTCCCGGAAACGGCGGAGATCGTCGACGACGAGGAGCTCACGTTGATCACGATCGTCCCGCCGCGCGTCGAGGCGGAAGCCGAGGAGGGCGAGGAGGTCACGCAGCCCGAGGTCATCGGCGAGAGCGCCGACGAGGACGGCGAGGACGCGAGCGACGAGGACGGCTGA
- a CDS encoding SLC13 family permease gives MTDAAIVFALLAVTVAAFASDRFRLDVVAMLAMLALVLTGVLDAGQALAGFAEPLTLMIAGLFVVGAGLFETGVADRLGDLLARLAGRGPTRLLVATMLSSALLSAFLSSTGTVAVLLPVVVGLARSADVAPSRLLMPLAFGSLLGGMTTLIGTPPNLVVADQLRAQGGTPFGFFAFTPVGLVMLAVGVTYMATIGRHLLPSHPDVEQVGSGVAATTLEGLARRYGLTERLHRVEVPAGTELVGATMASGALRARFGVTVLAVATADEDGVPNVRRAEPSTLIRADDVLYVDATDAQLHTLANEARVRVADLAPEGALPEPLMLIEALLPPDSSYAGATLADARLHDRTRATVVAVKRGARLLHGDLAETTLRAGDALLLAGGPAAQRRIASARRDLIVVGEPRGWARFARDTRRAPAALAVLVAMLLMMTTGVVPNAIAVLAAAMGMVLVGAVSMDDAYRAVSWESVVLIAAILPMATALEVSGGLDLVVGGLIGGLGDAGPLLVMAALFLLTSAFSQVISNTATTVLIAPVAFAAAEGLGVNPAATLMTVAVAASTAFATPVASPVNALVLTPGRYRFTDFVKVGLPIVVLMLVATLLVVPLVFPLR, from the coding sequence GTGACCGACGCCGCGATCGTCTTCGCGCTCCTCGCCGTCACCGTCGCGGCGTTCGCCAGCGACCGCTTTCGCCTCGACGTCGTCGCGATGCTGGCGATGTTGGCGCTCGTCCTGACCGGCGTGCTCGACGCCGGTCAGGCCCTCGCCGGCTTCGCGGAACCGTTGACGTTGATGATCGCCGGCCTGTTCGTCGTCGGGGCCGGCCTGTTCGAGACCGGCGTCGCCGACCGCCTCGGGGACCTCCTCGCCCGCCTCGCCGGCCGCGGCCCCACCCGCCTGCTGGTCGCGACGATGCTGAGCAGCGCCCTGCTGTCGGCGTTCCTCTCCTCCACCGGCACCGTCGCGGTGCTGCTCCCCGTCGTCGTCGGCCTGGCCCGCAGCGCCGACGTCGCGCCGTCGCGGCTGTTGATGCCGCTCGCGTTCGGGAGCCTCCTGGGCGGCATGACGACCCTGATCGGGACGCCCCCGAACCTCGTCGTCGCCGACCAACTCCGGGCGCAGGGCGGCACCCCGTTCGGGTTCTTCGCCTTCACGCCCGTCGGCCTCGTGATGCTCGCGGTCGGCGTGACGTACATGGCCACGATCGGTCGGCACCTGTTGCCCAGCCATCCGGACGTCGAGCAGGTCGGCTCCGGCGTCGCGGCGACCACCCTCGAGGGGCTCGCCCGCCGCTACGGCCTCACCGAACGCCTGCACCGCGTGGAGGTGCCGGCCGGCACGGAGCTCGTCGGCGCGACCATGGCGAGCGGTGCGCTGCGCGCCCGCTTCGGGGTGACGGTCCTCGCCGTCGCCACCGCGGACGAGGACGGCGTACCCAACGTGCGTCGCGCGGAACCCTCCACCCTGATCCGCGCCGACGACGTGCTGTACGTCGACGCGACCGACGCGCAGCTGCACACCCTCGCGAACGAGGCGCGCGTGCGCGTCGCGGACCTCGCGCCGGAGGGCGCGCTGCCGGAACCGCTCATGCTGATCGAGGCGCTGCTCCCGCCCGACTCCAGCTACGCCGGCGCGACGTTGGCGGACGCCCGCCTCCACGACCGGACGCGCGCGACGGTGGTCGCCGTGAAGCGCGGCGCGCGCCTCCTGCACGGGGACCTGGCGGAAACGACGTTGCGGGCCGGGGACGCCCTGTTGTTGGCGGGGGGCCCGGCGGCGCAACGCCGCATCGCGTCGGCGCGCCGCGACCTGATCGTCGTCGGGGAGCCCCGCGGGTGGGCGCGCTTCGCGCGCGACACGCGGCGCGCCCCCGCCGCCCTGGCGGTCCTGGTCGCGATGCTGCTGATGATGACGACCGGCGTCGTCCCGAACGCGATCGCGGTGCTGGCCGCCGCGATGGGGATGGTGCTGGTCGGGGCGGTCTCGATGGACGACGCGTACCGCGCCGTGAGTTGGGAGTCGGTGGTGCTGATCGCCGCGATCCTCCCGATGGCGACCGCCCTCGAGGTCAGCGGCGGGCTGGACCTCGTGGTGGGCGGCCTGATCGGGGGGCTGGGGGACGCGGGTCCGCTGCTCGTGATGGCGGCGTTGTTCCTGTTGACGTCGGCGTTCAGTCAGGTCATCAGCAACACCGCGACGACGGTCCTGATCGCCCCGGTCGCGTTCGCCGCGGCGGAGGGGTTGGGGGTGAACCCGGCCGCGACGTTGATGACGGTGGCGGTCGCGGCGTCGACGGCGTTCGCGACGCCGGTCGCCTCCCCCGTCAACGCCCTGGTGCTCACCCCCGGCCGCTACCGCTTCACGGACTTCGTGAAGGTCGGCCTGCCGATCGTCGTCCTGATGCTCGTGGCGACCCTTCTGGTGGTCCCGCTCGTCTTCCCCCTCCGCTGA